The Comamonas sp. lk genome contains the following window.
CATGGTCTTGTAGCCCGACTCCACGTGCACACCCGCCTGCATCAAGTCGACAAAAAATGCGCTGATTTCGCGCTGTTTCGGCTCGGGCGAGGTGGTGACCATCAGCACAGCAAAGTCGGCAAATGGAGAGCCGGAAATGAAGCGCTTGCGCCCGTTGATCACGAACTCATCGCCATCGCGCACGGCATGCGTTTGCAGCGCTCCTGCGTCGGAGCCAGCCTCCACTTCGGTCAGCGCAAAGCAGATGGCTTTTTCGGCACGCGCGACCGGAGCAATGAAATGCTCCATGTGATAAGGCGTTGCCTGGCGAGCCAGTGCTCCCACCCGAGGGGGGCCGCTTAGCTCACCCAGTACATGTGGCGAAAATGGCGAGCCGCTGGCGTAAATAGCTTCCTTGATCAGCACATGGTCGAGCACCGACAGCGGGGTGCCGCCCATCTGTGGCGGCAGCGTCATTCCGTAAAAACCTAGTGCATGCGAGCGTTGCCAGACCTTACGCAGCGTTTCGCGGTCCGGGCTGTGCTCGTGGTCTATGCCTCTTTCTGCGGCCAGCGTCGCCAGCTCTCCATGCAAAAAATCGTTGATACGTGCGATTAAATTGGCCGCTTGTGGCGATCCTTCGAAAACCGTGTGAAAGAGGGGGGGCGAGTTAGCTTCGGCGATTGGCGAAGGTGTAGTTGCAGTCTTCATCTTGCGTGCGCTCCTGCTCAATTGACCATTCGGCTACGATCAGCCCAGTACGGGGTTTGAATGGCCTTGCGAGCCACCTTGCCGTTAGCGTTCTTCTGCAGCGAAGCAACGAACTCGAAGTGGCGTGGACGTTTGAAGCCCGCCAGCAATTGCGCGCAAAATGCATCGAGCACTTCAGCTTTGGCAGCGCAGCCCGGCTTCAGCACCACATGCGCGGCCACAGCCTCGCCCCATTTTTCATCTGGGATGGCGAACACGCAGGCTTCGGCCACTGCTTCGTGCTGATAGAGCACGGCCTCTACTTCTGACGGATAGACGTTGAAACCTCCGCTGATCACCATGTCCTTCTTGCGATCCACGATGTAGATGTAGCCGTCCTCGTCCATGCGCGCCAGATCACCCGTGTGATAGCGTCCGTTCTTGAGCACCTCCGCCGTGAGCTCCGGTGCCTGCCAATAGCCTGCGAACACATCGGCTCCACTGACTACGATTTCGCCTATCTCGCCCGCGCCCACCGCGATGCCATCGTCATCGACGATCTCTACCGTCGATTCCAGAAACGGTAGGCCACAAGAGGCCAGACGCTCCGGGCGTGCGGCGCGTGCGTGCAGATGGTCTGCGGCCGTCAAACCGCACACACCTGAAGTTGTCTCCCCCGCGCCATAACCCTGCGAGAGAACGGGACCGAACACGTCCATGGCCTGAAGAATCCGTGCAGGTGCCATAGGCGCCGCGCCGTAACCCAGACGTTGCAAGTCGGGTAAGGGACGATACTGATTTCCGAGCTCCGACA
Protein-coding sequences here:
- a CDS encoding acyl-CoA dehydrogenase family protein; amino-acid sequence: MKTATTPSPIAEANSPPLFHTVFEGSPQAANLIARINDFLHGELATLAAERGIDHEHSPDRETLRKVWQRSHALGFYGMTLPPQMGGTPLSVLDHVLIKEAIYASGSPFSPHVLGELSGPPRVGALARQATPYHMEHFIAPVARAEKAICFALTEVEAGSDAGALQTHAVRDGDEFVINGRKRFISGSPFADFAVLMVTTSPEPKQREISAFFVDLMQAGVHVESGYKTMAGQSHTGDIVLENVRVPAANLIGAQGRGLALALGRINVNRLLHCPAMVGLASAALRDARDYACQRRQFGRTIGEFQAVQHMLADMATDLAAARALMMATARQIDAGGEARAEASMTKLFCSEAGFRIADKAVQIHGGEGIVQGRRVEFLFRMLRMYRVLTGTSEIQRNTIARELLDVTGDAQR